A single genomic interval of uncultured Sphaerochaeta sp. harbors:
- a CDS encoding TRAP transporter small permease subunit yields MQRFLKKMAGLYELLGILFLLMLFLSVLIQIVMRNIFNSGSIQLEELARFSLVSLVFLMIPVLTWRGQHIIVDIVILYLPERLKRWFSAITQLLVMVFGLYVLNAIVTIMEFNWNVRTPALAMPNAVFYIPITLGVLAMCIFSLAGVIITLRGREVVK; encoded by the coding sequence ATGCAAAGGTTCTTGAAAAAGATGGCTGGTCTGTATGAGCTGCTCGGCATCCTCTTCTTGTTGATGCTGTTCCTCTCAGTGCTTATTCAGATTGTCATGAGAAATATATTTAATTCCGGGTCGATACAATTGGAAGAGCTTGCTCGGTTTTCCTTGGTCTCGTTGGTATTTCTGATGATACCGGTATTGACCTGGAGAGGCCAGCATATCATTGTGGATATCGTTATTTTGTACCTTCCAGAGCGTTTGAAACGTTGGTTTTCAGCTATTACCCAGCTTCTGGTCATGGTCTTCGGTCTGTATGTGCTTAATGCCATCGTGACCATCATGGAATTCAATTGGAATGTCCGGACACCTGCCCTGGCAATGCCGAATGCGGTGTTTTACATCCCCATAACACTGGGAGTGCTTGCCATGTGCATCTTCTCTCTCGCCGGTGTCATCATAACACTTCGTGGTAGGGAGGTAGTCAAATGA